The following proteins are co-located in the Sulfurospirillum deleyianum DSM 6946 genome:
- a CDS encoding TonB-dependent receptor domain-containing protein — MRKKGVLGLSLVASLCLIPRVVLADAFVTLESVTLLEESLSGIGEAKVISKESLEKNQAKEMKEVFKNEPSISVGGGARNAQRVYLRGIEGTNLNITIDGAKQGGSLFQHMGDVGSIDPSLLKSVEVSTIAGADKGNGALGGSIAFETVDAQDLLTEGQELGATLRGGYYSASKGVRGGTSLYGKSGHVGILFDVSGLNQHDYRTGEGGDADNTAVKDRNYFFKASLLDYYDHSLKLGATHTTNDGHYIAGSSGSDMGVPNPNTPTSHILTTRDTYTLDYRYNPASEWIDLKTNLYYNDRNYDNQTNNTDVTSENYGGNIKNSFGFATGALNHFYSVGMDYDIEDGVTQTTSGDITNTSKTLGAFVQGSSNYKIATLRYGVRLDEYSIEYGPSNEVTGHEFSPNVGLDVELFEGLNAFSNYSESMKIGSVIPVQWLSNATATTTFNGTLNGDLEPESSKQIEGGLRYKNRSLFSDSDSMTLGMSLFKTTISDLIRKNPAGGPTISNIYNSDVDIISKGYELKASYALAPFKTSLSFLHANVEDENGVAILERRVAGSVGDTFVWDNSWRINPEFALGYTLTSVGKMDDEIERGSYVVHDLSLEYTPASIKNLTLYFAINNLFDKEYYAQTSIESGDTLVEEAGRDFRASFKYVF, encoded by the coding sequence ATGCGCAAAAAAGGCGTTTTAGGGCTGAGTTTAGTAGCTTCGTTGTGTTTAATCCCCCGTGTTGTTTTAGCCGATGCTTTTGTAACCTTAGAGAGTGTGACCTTACTGGAAGAGTCTCTCAGTGGCATTGGTGAGGCTAAAGTGATTTCTAAAGAGAGTTTAGAGAAAAATCAAGCCAAAGAGATGAAAGAGGTCTTTAAAAATGAGCCTTCTATCTCGGTGGGTGGTGGGGCGAGAAATGCTCAACGTGTCTATTTACGAGGCATAGAAGGAACCAACCTTAACATTACCATTGATGGTGCAAAGCAGGGTGGAAGTTTGTTTCAGCACATGGGTGATGTGGGAAGCATTGACCCTTCTTTGCTTAAAAGTGTTGAGGTCTCGACCATCGCAGGAGCCGATAAAGGCAATGGCGCACTGGGCGGAAGCATTGCGTTTGAAACGGTGGACGCGCAAGATTTGCTCACGGAGGGGCAAGAGTTAGGCGCAACGCTTAGGGGTGGTTATTACAGTGCTTCCAAAGGTGTGCGTGGTGGAACTTCGCTCTATGGAAAAAGTGGGCATGTGGGCATTTTGTTCGATGTTTCAGGGCTTAACCAGCATGATTACCGTACAGGTGAGGGTGGTGATGCCGATAATACGGCGGTAAAAGATAGAAACTATTTTTTCAAAGCGAGTTTGCTGGATTATTATGACCATAGTTTAAAACTAGGGGCGACGCATACCACCAACGATGGGCATTATATCGCAGGAAGTTCTGGAAGTGATATGGGTGTGCCTAATCCCAATACGCCAACCAGTCATATTCTCACCACCAGAGATACCTATACACTCGATTATCGTTACAATCCTGCAAGCGAGTGGATTGATCTTAAAACCAATCTGTACTACAACGACCGCAATTATGACAATCAAACCAACAATACCGATGTGACCAGTGAAAACTACGGTGGAAACATTAAAAACAGTTTTGGTTTTGCAACAGGTGCTTTAAACCATTTTTACAGCGTGGGGATGGATTATGACATTGAAGATGGTGTGACTCAAACCACTTCAGGAGACATCACCAATACCTCTAAAACCTTAGGAGCCTTTGTTCAGGGTAGTTCTAACTACAAAATTGCCACCCTACGTTATGGCGTGCGTTTGGATGAGTACTCCATCGAATATGGTCCTAGCAATGAAGTCACTGGGCATGAATTTTCCCCCAATGTTGGCTTAGATGTGGAGCTTTTTGAGGGACTAAACGCCTTTAGCAATTACAGTGAATCGATGAAAATTGGCAGTGTTATTCCGGTGCAATGGCTCTCGAACGCAACCGCTACTACCACTTTTAATGGCACATTAAATGGTGATTTGGAGCCTGAAAGCTCGAAGCAGATAGAAGGGGGTCTTCGTTATAAAAACAGAAGTCTCTTTAGCGATAGCGATAGTATGACACTAGGAATGAGCCTCTTTAAAACAACCATCTCTGATTTGATTCGTAAAAATCCAGCGGGTGGACCGACGATTAGTAATATTTACAACAGCGATGTGGATATTATCTCCAAAGGCTACGAACTTAAAGCCTCATACGCTCTGGCTCCTTTTAAAACCTCTTTGAGCTTTTTACATGCCAATGTGGAAGATGAAAACGGCGTAGCGATTTTGGAAAGAAGAGTCGCTGGTTCTGTGGGAGATACCTTTGTCTGGGACAATTCATGGCGCATAAACCCAGAGTTTGCACTAGGTTATACGCTGACTTCGGTAGGTAAAATGGACGATGAGATTGAGCGGGGAAGTTATGTGGTACACGACCTCTCTTTGGAGTACACACCAGCATCCATTAAAAATTTAACGCTCTATTTTGCGATTAATAACCTCTTTGATAAAGAGTATTACGCCCAGACATCCATTGAAAGTGGCGATACATTGGTGGAAGAGGCGGGGCGGGATTTTAGAGCGTCCTTTAAATACGTATTTTAA
- a CDS encoding PepSY-associated TM helix domain-containing protein — protein MQKKIWFYTHWLLGLVAGFILVIVGVSGALLSYEKEIMGLMNQKSFRIEATANEKLSPDVLLNAFKEKHPQSVVVGVRIFSDPNASTAIMVQGAKAGGKNMLNYYINPYTAELLPEVRGDAFFRVVLEVHRRLLLGEVGKQIVAASTVALLILSFSGIYLYWGSIRKSLKSSLSINFKAKGRGFLYKLHSALGLWGLLFFVLISLTGLTWSYEWYRTSLYRMVGVEMPQHGMKPFGKKSSSSNMKLGQNEADRLLSQAWELFETTVKGEYRVALFRLPDGKGKVDFTYMDKDAPHSRAFNTLSFNAKEGTVLSHVRYDEKPVTEQVMSSMLPLHSGEFFGWGGRFLIFLSSMSMVLFGVTGLMLYLDRRKKARKKAALRTA, from the coding sequence ATGCAAAAAAAGATTTGGTTTTATACGCACTGGTTGTTAGGATTGGTTGCGGGATTTATTTTGGTAATTGTGGGTGTGAGTGGGGCGCTTTTATCGTATGAAAAAGAGATTATGGGATTGATGAATCAAAAGAGTTTTCGCATCGAGGCAACCGCTAACGAGAAGCTCTCACCTGATGTTTTATTAAACGCATTTAAAGAGAAGCATCCACAATCGGTGGTTGTGGGAGTACGTATTTTTTCTGACCCCAATGCTTCTACGGCTATCATGGTGCAAGGGGCAAAAGCGGGTGGAAAAAATATGTTAAATTATTATATCAATCCTTACACAGCAGAGCTTTTGCCTGAAGTAAGAGGAGATGCTTTTTTTCGTGTTGTTTTAGAGGTGCATCGAAGATTGCTTTTAGGAGAAGTTGGTAAACAAATCGTAGCAGCATCGACGGTAGCACTTTTGATTCTTTCGTTTTCGGGGATTTATCTCTATTGGGGAAGTATTCGTAAAAGTTTAAAATCCAGTCTTAGCATTAATTTTAAAGCCAAAGGCAGAGGCTTTTTGTATAAATTGCACTCGGCACTGGGCTTATGGGGGCTTTTATTTTTTGTTTTGATTTCACTCACGGGACTGACGTGGTCGTATGAGTGGTATAGAACATCTTTGTACCGTATGGTTGGGGTTGAAATGCCACAACATGGGATGAAGCCTTTTGGGAAAAAAAGCTCTTCTTCAAATATGAAATTAGGACAGAATGAGGCAGATAGACTCTTATCTCAGGCATGGGAACTTTTTGAGACGACGGTAAAAGGTGAGTATCGTGTGGCTTTGTTTCGTTTGCCTGATGGAAAAGGGAAGGTAGATTTTACGTATATGGATAAAGATGCTCCGCATTCTAGGGCGTTTAATACCCTCTCTTTCAATGCCAAAGAGGGCACCGTGCTTTCGCATGTGCGCTACGATGAAAAGCCTGTGACAGAGCAAGTGATGTCCAGTATGTTACCGCTTCACAGTGGAGAGTTTTTTGGATGGGGTGGAAGATTTTTAATCTTTCTCTCAAGTATGAGTATGGTTCTCTTTGGAGTCACTGGTCTCATGCTTTACCTCGATCGACGCAAAAAAGCACGCAAAAAAGCAGCTCTTCGCACCGCTTAG
- a CDS encoding energy transducer TonB — protein MANAMYRVAQRNAEGKALLLSFVLHASVIGFYLLFMYQKPSYIMPSKAIVLEISNIERVAPKPPLPTPLQPEPVAQPEVVKPMETVKPIEPMKPIEKVKPKPKPMLKPKPIAEPKAFQEKAVEETTPPPIPSLASEPVATAPSLATTPMTPSSTNSAEPYERTDFEVIRDKVLSRLVYPSVARRMGWNGIVQVELVIDTSGKLLSALIHKSSNRTVLDEAALSAALKLQGQQLPKPKSLSTIILPIAFKLR, from the coding sequence ATGGCAAATGCAATGTATCGTGTAGCACAAAGGAATGCGGAGGGAAAAGCGCTCTTGCTCTCTTTTGTACTGCATGCGAGTGTTATAGGATTTTATCTTTTATTTATGTACCAAAAACCTTCGTATATCATGCCTAGCAAAGCGATTGTCTTGGAGATTTCAAACATTGAGCGTGTGGCTCCCAAACCGCCTCTTCCTACACCGCTTCAGCCAGAGCCTGTGGCACAGCCAGAAGTGGTAAAGCCTATGGAGACTGTCAAACCTATCGAGCCTATGAAGCCGATTGAAAAAGTGAAGCCAAAACCAAAACCTATGCTCAAACCAAAACCCATCGCAGAGCCAAAAGCGTTTCAAGAAAAAGCAGTCGAAGAAACGACGCCACCACCAATACCCTCCCTTGCGAGTGAACCTGTCGCAACAGCACCTTCACTGGCAACAACGCCTATGACACCCAGCTCAACCAATAGTGCAGAGCCATATGAGCGAACGGATTTTGAGGTTATTAGAGATAAGGTACTTTCTCGCTTAGTCTATCCTAGTGTGGCACGCCGTATGGGATGGAATGGCATCGTACAGGTGGAGTTGGTCATTGATACCAGTGGTAAGTTGCTCTCTGCTCTCATCCATAAAAGTTCCAATCGAACGGTTTTAGATGAAGCGGCTTTAAGTGCTGCTTTAAAACTGCAAGGGCAACAACTCCCGAAACCTAAAAGCCTCAGTACGATTATCTTACCCATAGCGTTTAAACTTCGATAA
- the hemP gene encoding hemin uptake protein HemP has product MNKTTHKKVDSKVLFGEERIVKIVHNGVEYVLRITKEDKLILTK; this is encoded by the coding sequence ATGAATAAAACAACGCATAAAAAAGTGGATTCTAAGGTGCTTTTTGGCGAGGAGAGAATTGTTAAAATTGTTCATAATGGTGTGGAGTATGTGCTTCGCATCACCAAAGAAGATAAACTGATTTTGACGAAGTAA
- a CDS encoding biopolymer transporter ExbD produces the protein MKSLKRVEGINVVPLIDIMLVLLTIVLTVSSFIALGKIEISLPQATNFSKVEPKFYEIGIDAEHQFFVNGELTPKEELHVKFESLTKEDSVAVSADKLAAYEDFIYVIDLLKAKEIEKIGMVVNKNE, from the coding sequence ATGAAGTCATTAAAGCGGGTTGAGGGGATTAATGTCGTTCCTTTAATCGACATTATGCTGGTTTTACTCACGATTGTTTTAACGGTTTCTTCGTTTATTGCTCTAGGAAAAATCGAAATCTCTTTGCCTCAAGCGACCAATTTTAGCAAGGTTGAACCTAAGTTTTATGAGATTGGCATTGATGCGGAGCATCAGTTTTTTGTGAATGGCGAATTAACGCCAAAAGAGGAGTTACATGTAAAGTTTGAAAGCCTCACCAAAGAAGATTCTGTGGCGGTGAGTGCGGATAAGTTGGCTGCTTATGAGGATTTTATCTATGTGATTGATCTACTTAAAGCCAAAGAAATTGAAAAAATTGGAATGGTTGTAAATAAAAATGAATAA
- the exbB gene encoding TonB-system energizer ExbB: MENIKLAVDYGALGILLVMSILVVGYSLERYLFFKSLHVKEYATKSSLERDVSKNLTIISLMGSNAPYVGLLGTVGGIMVVFYDIGMSGGALDTSKVIVGLALALKVTAAGLLVAIPSTMIYGGFMRKVDVAVSEWEDEVIKAG, encoded by the coding sequence ATGGAAAATATAAAGTTAGCGGTAGATTATGGGGCACTGGGAATTTTACTTGTGATGAGCATTTTGGTGGTGGGGTATAGCCTTGAGCGGTATCTCTTTTTTAAGTCTTTACATGTAAAAGAGTATGCAACCAAAAGTAGTCTTGAGCGGGATGTTTCCAAAAACCTGACCATCATCTCTTTAATGGGTTCAAACGCTCCTTATGTTGGGCTTTTAGGAACGGTTGGGGGCATTATGGTGGTGTTTTATGACATCGGTATGAGCGGTGGAGCTTTGGATACTTCAAAGGTGATTGTAGGACTTGCTTTAGCGTTAAAAGTCACCGCTGCTGGGCTTTTGGTGGCGATTCCTTCGACGATGATTTACGGTGGATTTATGCGAAAGGTCGATGTGGCTGTGAGTGAGTGGGAAGATGAAGTCATTAAAGCGGGTTGA
- a CDS encoding MFS transporter — protein sequence MKEMKTLMVVNVLCVAAMMAFLAVVGPIIRALKMEEWHAGLTVALAGLIWVVMARYWGKKSDRVGRKPILVLGVLGVGVSYLLLALFVDYALLNVPSLLLSLVMLVCIRGLIGLFYAAIPAVSSALIADKVDAHHRTGYMAKLGASNGIGMILGPALGGFLAVYGLHVPLYTFAILPMIAAWLVYKTIPKTPKHHVEEMPHPKWSDVRLRLPMIAAFLTMYSVITSQVCLGFFILDTLALDANETAKVTGIILSLLGICFIVAQVFVSKVKGCTPHTWLRLGGSIAALGYVMISLSHTVIPLGLGFCVATFGMGFIFPAFQALAANNVSELEQGAAAGTVSSAQGMGMIVGPMVSTLLYKIDPIIPFVFAAIAFAFLVLFALKKSQFERELSLG from the coding sequence ATGAAAGAGATGAAAACTTTAATGGTGGTGAATGTGTTGTGTGTGGCAGCGATGATGGCATTTTTAGCCGTTGTTGGGCCGATTATTCGAGCGCTTAAAATGGAAGAGTGGCATGCAGGTCTCACGGTGGCTCTTGCAGGGCTGATTTGGGTAGTGATGGCACGGTATTGGGGAAAAAAAAGTGATAGGGTAGGGCGAAAGCCTATTTTAGTGTTAGGTGTTTTAGGGGTAGGAGTTTCGTACTTGCTCTTAGCCCTTTTTGTTGATTATGCCCTTTTAAATGTTCCAAGCCTGCTTCTCTCTTTAGTGATGCTTGTCTGTATAAGAGGCTTAATCGGTCTTTTTTATGCGGCAATTCCTGCGGTTTCAAGTGCTCTCATTGCCGATAAAGTGGATGCACATCATCGCACAGGGTATATGGCAAAACTAGGCGCATCCAATGGTATTGGTATGATTTTAGGACCAGCGTTGGGAGGATTCTTAGCGGTGTATGGCTTACACGTTCCTCTGTATACCTTTGCGATTTTACCTATGATTGCGGCATGGTTGGTTTATAAGACGATTCCTAAAACACCTAAACATCACGTTGAAGAGATGCCTCATCCAAAATGGAGCGATGTGAGGTTACGTTTACCCATGATTGCGGCATTTTTAACGATGTACAGTGTGATTACCTCTCAGGTCTGCTTAGGATTTTTTATTTTGGATACTTTAGCTTTGGATGCGAATGAAACAGCCAAGGTAACAGGCATTATTTTATCGTTGTTAGGGATATGTTTTATCGTGGCGCAAGTGTTTGTCTCTAAAGTCAAAGGGTGTACCCCTCATACGTGGTTGCGTTTGGGTGGAAGCATTGCAGCGCTTGGTTATGTCATGATTTCATTAAGCCATACGGTGATTCCTCTTGGGCTTGGATTTTGTGTTGCTACCTTTGGAATGGGATTTATTTTTCCTGCCTTTCAAGCCCTTGCGGCTAACAATGTCAGCGAGCTAGAACAAGGTGCTGCTGCTGGAACGGTCTCGTCAGCACAAGGGATGGGTATGATTGTAGGACCGATGGTAAGTACGCTTTTGTATAAAATTGACCCCATTATTCCTTTTGTTTTTGCTGCCATTGCTTTTGCTTTTTTGGTTTTGTTTGCATTAAAAAAGTCACAATTTGAAAGAGAACTTTCTTTGGGTTAA
- a CDS encoding MFS transporter: MKNAKISLQYTALLLNLYISQYLGLGFFMEALVAILRKSGIPLEQLGLIYTLGLFMIFRFLWAPLIDKVRFKRFGHYRTWLFIWQSLMVLSLLHVSRFDVLTELQPLLIGCAFFAFFAASQDIAVDALAYKIVLAKERGMVNALKIGGGLIGMFIGGGLVLIVYEHFGWFYAMLILCAGTATSLLQLLFFKEPNDIHTIKAHEPSWRDFYRFWSGKSKRRWFLLLLAYPVCISGAYGLMTPILVDAGWRLDHIGLNISMFGSLLGIVGAFGAGWLIERFGRRVILIWTPFAQSIGILFLLLPALGYAHVSFSMLAIGSVMFLYSPSATVLSTLMMDHVEHSPALEYAMQHCVFSFSGILSAGVAMSLAGTFGYVNVIMAISLMAIATTLFAWYASGEVVLKKEEIRELECAG; encoded by the coding sequence ATGAAAAACGCAAAAATCTCATTGCAATACACAGCATTACTTCTGAATCTTTATATCTCTCAGTATTTAGGTTTAGGCTTTTTTATGGAAGCTTTGGTGGCTATTTTACGCAAGAGTGGGATTCCTTTGGAGCAGTTGGGGCTGATTTATACTCTAGGGCTTTTTATGATATTTCGTTTTTTATGGGCGCCCCTCATTGATAAAGTACGCTTTAAACGCTTTGGTCACTACCGTACGTGGCTTTTTATTTGGCAGAGTTTGATGGTGCTCAGTCTTTTACATGTAAGCCGTTTTGATGTCCTCACAGAACTTCAGCCTTTGTTAATTGGGTGCGCCTTTTTTGCTTTTTTTGCGGCGTCGCAAGACATTGCGGTGGATGCACTGGCGTATAAAATTGTTTTAGCCAAAGAGCGAGGTATGGTTAATGCCCTTAAAATCGGTGGTGGACTCATTGGGATGTTTATTGGTGGAGGGTTGGTGTTAATCGTGTATGAGCATTTTGGATGGTTTTACGCCATGTTGATTTTATGCGCAGGCACTGCCACATCGCTTCTGCAACTGCTCTTTTTTAAAGAACCCAATGACATTCACACCATCAAAGCGCATGAGCCTTCGTGGAGGGATTTTTACCGTTTTTGGAGCGGTAAATCAAAACGTCGCTGGTTTCTGCTGTTGTTGGCGTATCCCGTGTGCATCAGTGGTGCGTATGGGCTGATGACGCCTATTTTGGTCGATGCAGGGTGGCGGTTGGATCATATTGGGCTTAATATTAGTATGTTTGGCTCTTTGTTGGGCATTGTGGGAGCTTTTGGTGCGGGATGGTTGATTGAGCGGTTTGGGCGAAGGGTGATTTTGATTTGGACCCCTTTTGCGCAAAGTATCGGTATTTTGTTTTTGTTATTGCCCGCTTTGGGGTATGCGCATGTAAGTTTTAGTATGTTAGCGATTGGTTCGGTGATGTTTCTTTACAGCCCTTCAGCTACCGTGCTTTCAACGCTGATGATGGATCATGTGGAACACTCACCCGCTCTAGAATATGCGATGCAACACTGTGTTTTTAGTTTTTCAGGGATTCTCTCCGCAGGGGTTGCTATGAGTTTAGCGGGAACGTTTGGGTATGTCAACGTCATTATGGCGATTTCATTGATGGCAATAGCGACGACTCTTTTTGCATGGTATGCCAGCGGTGAAGTGGTACTTAAAAAAGAAGAGATAAGAGAGCTAGAGTGTGCAGGATAA
- a CDS encoding ABC transporter ATP-binding protein codes for MSQNEHSYAPLRKVFALSVELAGEYASGYKRSLALFTGAFIAQGIAFCLFYPLLKAVFAPTFILGDVLFWFAWMAFFSLLFCVLKWKGHDFDYSGYIAEVTHDLRTKLGSALRNMPQEELSRYKTGELNAIFSSNVDESVIHMGVVASLFLQITVVPLVVLVVSFFIEWRLALVMLCFIPMVLPLYVWKRRASIAEKSEFNEANAQLEAGFIEYVQGLPILRALNQTGKNAQNLRQAILHVKRVQAQGIEASTLPLLFMGVLIEVTLLVLLGVGSYLVDENLLALPTLAAMLVIVSRLSEPLSLFLGVIPMFDLMDSAFLHIKSILKTKPLERKEPHEIPQSFDVDVATVDFSYCGERDKALHSVSLSFKERTLSAIVGTSGSGKTTLIKLLMRYADPQKGVIRIGGADIRSMENDVLMKHFSVVFQDVYLFDDTILNNIRMGRADASDEAVEEAARAAFCHEFIARLPQGYQTRIGDIGGSLSGGERQRISIARAILKNAPIVILDEPTAALDTQSEVAVQKAIDTLVRDKTVIVIAHRLSTISGADSIFVFHEGHLVEEGTHESLVAKKGKYHAMWSAQQRIKAWNVAV; via the coding sequence ATGAGCCAGAATGAACATTCTTACGCACCGTTACGAAAGGTTTTTGCCCTCTCTGTGGAATTGGCAGGGGAATATGCGAGTGGGTACAAACGCAGTTTAGCGCTTTTTACAGGAGCATTCATCGCACAAGGGATTGCTTTTTGCCTCTTTTACCCCCTACTAAAAGCGGTATTTGCGCCGACATTTATCCTTGGCGATGTGCTTTTTTGGTTTGCTTGGATGGCTTTTTTTAGCCTACTCTTTTGTGTTTTAAAGTGGAAGGGGCATGATTTTGACTATTCGGGCTACATCGCAGAAGTCACACACGATTTGCGTACGAAGCTAGGAAGTGCGCTTCGAAATATGCCTCAAGAAGAGCTGAGTCGGTATAAAACAGGTGAATTAAACGCCATTTTTTCGAGCAATGTCGATGAGTCGGTCATTCATATGGGCGTGGTTGCTTCTTTGTTTTTGCAAATTACTGTTGTGCCACTGGTGGTCTTGGTGGTGAGTTTTTTTATTGAGTGGCGACTTGCTTTGGTGATGCTCTGCTTTATCCCAATGGTGCTACCACTTTATGTGTGGAAGCGCCGTGCAAGCATTGCTGAAAAAAGTGAGTTTAACGAAGCCAATGCACAACTAGAAGCAGGCTTTATCGAGTACGTTCAAGGACTTCCTATTCTTCGCGCACTCAATCAAACAGGCAAAAATGCTCAAAATCTAAGACAGGCAATCTTACATGTAAAGCGTGTTCAAGCCCAAGGTATTGAGGCTTCAACCCTGCCACTGCTTTTTATGGGTGTTTTAATTGAGGTGACCCTTTTAGTGCTTTTAGGTGTGGGGAGCTACTTGGTTGATGAGAACCTTTTAGCCCTTCCCACCTTAGCGGCAATGCTCGTTATCGTGTCACGTTTAAGTGAACCTTTGTCGCTTTTTTTAGGGGTCATTCCGATGTTTGATTTGATGGACAGTGCCTTTTTACACATCAAATCCATTTTAAAGACCAAACCTTTAGAACGCAAAGAACCACATGAAATACCTCAATCCTTTGATGTGGATGTTGCCACGGTTGATTTTAGCTATTGTGGTGAGCGTGATAAAGCTCTTCATAGTGTCAGTTTAAGCTTTAAAGAGCGTACGCTAAGTGCCATTGTGGGAACCTCAGGTTCTGGTAAAACGACACTGATAAAGCTTTTGATGCGTTATGCTGACCCTCAAAAAGGGGTGATCCGTATAGGGGGAGCGGATATTCGTTCGATGGAAAATGATGTGTTAATGAAGCATTTTTCCGTAGTGTTTCAAGACGTGTATCTCTTTGATGACACCATTTTAAACAACATTCGCATGGGACGAGCCGATGCGAGTGATGAAGCGGTAGAAGAGGCGGCCAGAGCGGCGTTTTGCCATGAGTTTATCGCACGCTTACCGCAGGGGTATCAGACTCGCATCGGTGACATCGGCGGAAGCCTAAGTGGTGGGGAGAGGCAACGCATCAGCATTGCACGGGCGATTTTGAAAAATGCGCCGATTGTCATTTTAGATGAGCCGACCGCAGCTCTTGATACGCAGAGTGAAGTGGCGGTGCAAAAGGCGATTGATACGCTGGTGCGTGATAAAACGGTTATTGTCATTGCTCATCGTCTCTCTACCATTAGCGGTGCGGATAGCATTTTTGTGTTTCATGAAGGGCATTTGGTAGAAGAGGGAACGCATGAAAGCTTAGTGGCTAAAAAAGGTAAATACCATGCGATGTGGAGTGCGCAACAACGCATTAAAGCGTGGAATGTTGCCGTATGA
- a CDS encoding ABC transporter ATP-binding protein — MQEEKRGLWAIMAPVKKEIQMAILLSVLGGTLLVVDMALLAYVMHIPLRESVVFLGLHVSFLGAFALLGIIAIGSFWFSKYAFLVSHHGAFKLEEILRKRLIEHLAHIPLGHIISTGSGALKKVLLDDVKNLHAFVADSTPMIGKSIATPMASLIALVWIDWRLALASSVVLVLGGVIMGVVMQDSVEHRKNYDASQEQINRAVIEFVQAMGVVRTFDDGSSSFKRYAEALLSYKECLKAWINETAVSAKIGMMILSPMPTLLVVGGVGSYFIAHQSLSFAPFIAALLISTGMADAMMPLMWMSNFIKKSQASANRIQEIMAITSLSYPAQTLIPNDASVVFENVSFAYEGHTQVLHNVSFQAPSGSVTALIGPSGAGKSTVAKLIPRFWDVNEGRILVGGVDVRSIDAWVLMEHISFVFQDTFLFYDTLKANIKMANPNASDDAVIEAAKAAQIHDFIMSLPQGYETLAGDRGTRLSGGQKQRLTIARAILRNAPIVILDEATAFADPENEEEIVKALANLTKDKTVIIIAHRLSTIKDVDQIIVFDKGRIKECGKHETLLAQKGLYAMLWENYEQAQHWDLRTTRESA; from the coding sequence ATGCAAGAAGAAAAAAGGGGCTTATGGGCAATAATGGCTCCTGTGAAAAAAGAGATACAAATGGCCATTCTCCTCTCTGTTTTAGGAGGAACACTTCTTGTGGTAGATATGGCGCTTTTGGCGTATGTGATGCACATACCTTTGCGTGAGAGTGTGGTGTTTTTGGGTTTACATGTAAGCTTCCTAGGAGCCTTTGCTCTCTTAGGAATTATTGCCATAGGCTCCTTTTGGTTTTCTAAATACGCTTTTTTGGTTTCGCATCATGGCGCCTTTAAGCTTGAAGAGATTTTACGCAAAAGGCTGATTGAGCATTTGGCACACATTCCTCTAGGGCATATTATTAGTACGGGTTCGGGAGCACTTAAAAAAGTACTCTTAGATGATGTCAAAAACCTGCATGCCTTTGTGGCGGATAGCACTCCGATGATTGGGAAAAGCATCGCTACACCAATGGCTTCTTTGATTGCGCTGGTGTGGATTGACTGGCGTTTGGCGTTGGCAAGTAGTGTTGTTTTAGTCTTAGGTGGGGTCATTATGGGTGTTGTCATGCAAGACTCGGTAGAACATCGTAAAAATTATGATGCTTCGCAAGAGCAGATCAATCGTGCCGTCATTGAGTTTGTGCAAGCCATGGGTGTGGTGCGGACGTTTGATGATGGAAGCAGTTCGTTTAAACGTTACGCCGAGGCGCTTTTGAGTTACAAAGAGTGCCTTAAAGCGTGGATCAATGAGACGGCGGTGAGCGCAAAAATCGGTATGATGATCTTAAGTCCGATGCCGACCCTGCTTGTGGTTGGTGGCGTGGGAAGCTATTTTATTGCCCATCAGTCGCTCTCTTTTGCGCCGTTTATTGCAGCACTTCTCATCAGCACGGGGATGGCGGATGCCATGATGCCGCTGATGTGGATGAGCAATTTTATTAAAAAATCGCAAGCCTCCGCCAACCGCATTCAAGAGATTATGGCGATTACGTCTCTGTCTTATCCTGCACAAACGCTTATCCCCAATGATGCAAGTGTGGTATTTGAAAATGTCAGTTTTGCTTATGAGGGGCATACACAGGTCTTGCATAACGTCAGTTTTCAAGCTCCCTCAGGCAGTGTGACCGCTCTCATTGGACCCTCAGGGGCTGGGAAAAGTACGGTGGCTAAACTGATTCCTCGTTTTTGGGATGTGAATGAGGGACGCATTTTAGTGGGTGGTGTTGATGTGCGAAGCATCGACGCTTGGGTCTTAATGGAGCATATCTCTTTTGTCTTTCAAGATACGTTTTTATTTTATGACACCCTAAAAGCCAATATTAAAATGGCAAATCCCAATGCCAGTGATGATGCGGTGATAGAAGCAGCGAAAGCGGCGCAAATTCATGATTTTATTATGAGTTTACCACAGGGATATGAGACCTTAGCAGGCGATAGAGGGACAAGGTTATCGGGTGGGCAAAAGCAACGCCTGACCATTGCACGTGCCATTTTACGCAACGCACCTATTGTTATTTTGGATGAAGCAACTGCCTTTGCTGATCCTGAAAATGAAGAGGAGATCGTCAAAGCACTTGCCAATCTGACCAAAGATAAGACGGTGATTATCATCGCACATCGTCTCAGCACGATTAAAGATGTCGATCAGATTATTGTGTTTGATAAAGGGCGCATTAAAGAGTGCGGAAAACACGAAACACTTTTAGCCCAAAAAGGACTTTATGCAATGCTTTGGGAGAACTACGAACAAGCGCAACATTGGGATTTGCGTACGACAAGGGAGAGTGCATGA